One Glycine max cultivar Williams 82 chromosome 1, Glycine_max_v4.0, whole genome shotgun sequence genomic window, tatatatatatatataatactaaaataatataagtatttgATTCAATTTCAGATACATAAATCACAAATCAAACAAAGCTGAttggattaaaaaaacatttaaataaattttaaaaaatattcaattttcaagagatttttgactgatcttttatttttattttttatcaatttgaatttaaatatttctaactttaaaaaaataaattatctcaaaataattattattttaatttttttaatgtaacattaattatttttttttcatttatatttctcattacattaataatagactataaaatttataaatgaattgGTGATAACATAAgggttaattatataaaattatcactcttttttttatttatttattgtttttccttAGTTTGTgtaaaacaaatgacaattattttggAATGGAGGGAGTatcattaaatttaaagtttgaaagtaatttttttcattaattaaataataatttggcTTTTAATAACAACGTATGATCATCTAAAATATCGTAACAATTCTCGCAACAATTACTTTGACAATAATGAGGATCCACATTCTTTACTGCCTTCATTGTTATTTCTCTCTTTGCGGTggagaataaaatgtaacaacAGAAACCACACGTTCAGaaatagaagataaatataaaaaaaaattataataatttatatatcttGTTTAATCGATTGAGAtagattcttctttgaaaaaaataatatcttttagTTTCTGAAGTCTCATAATTTgttttcaagaaaatattttttattaaaatagttaaatgtgtcaaatccaaaaaaaaaattaaaagattatttttcatGTGATTGGTCCAAACTTTGCTAATTGCTGAATAACTTTCGGTTATTCTTCTTTTCACGCAAGCATTTATAATAGTATATACAACTGTTTGATCAACGACTtatagcaaaagaaaataaaaaaataactctaattactttaaaaaacaaataattactgTCAATATATATGTGTTGTGTTTTTAGTATTACTTTAAGAGTAGTGATacataaatagttttttattttaagtatctcattaatattttttattttctttatttatctctttctatcctatcatcatttttattatatctattttcttttgatattgaATAACACATTAATGAGTATTGatcaaacatttttcttattttaaaggaTACCTCAGCATGTTGATCACATCCATCGTCTCGTAAATGGAGCAAAAACGTTGGCATCTACGGGAGTGACAAACCCGTGGGAAATCCTGGCACAGAAGGTGACTATAAAATTGAGGGGGTTTATCAAACCAATGAATTCCCCAACCCCAAGCTATACTCCATAGCATCTTATCCATTTTTTATTGGGCAAAGTGTATTACTCATAGCACCTTAAACAAGCCTTGTTTGTCACTGGTTTCCCGTAATAGCCGTTGTTTTGATGGATTACACATTTTTAAGTGTAATTGTTaagcaaataatataaaaatcagcACATATAGCGTTCATAGATGTGATCATTCTTTTGCTTTTTGACTATGATTTCTAAAGCAACTTGTTTAACAATGGTTAAATATCCTAAAGTGGATATACACCTCCATTATTGTTATAAAGCGTTTTATAGAATATATAGcattagagaaagaaaaaaaacgtaGAACTTGTTTAACAAGGATTTTTTGCTTGACACTTAATAAAATATactgttaaaaatatttgataacattaaaaaaatatcgtctatgaataaatattattaatatatttttatcatattttataagaTGTTGCGCACATTCtatgttgttaaaaaaaattgtaatatttttagaCTTTAGTAACCTAGACTATAagcaatatttaataaaatattacaaaaatattttaatatcatttattaataatttgataatattttttaaatgttattaaatactttaacaatatgtttttattaagttttagctagaaaaaaaatattactaaaaattatttatataatagtgAATGATAGGGGTACAAAGGTACTCCAATCCCTAAGATTAGGATTTTAAGTCTCCGGTACTAAAATCATGTAGGTCAAGAATTGGTATCGGTGTGCAGCTATATgttctggttttttttttttttttgcagcacATATAAGTATATAACACACATCGAACTTCAAAATATAAGAgatatttaaaatacattattcTTTTTACTTATCTTACTTTATATTTGGTTTattgtagttttttattttaatttatgcgcaatactttattttaatataagtaTTAACAGAAGTGAGTAACTATAAAACAACTTTACTaataaatgttataaatatgtttttcttttctcttcaatttttaAGGTTATCTGAAGctgattttatattatattgtcAAGTTCAAGGctttaatttagtaattaaaatgatattctGAATATTCACACTATTGGTTTTGGAACTTCACTTAGATTCTTTACTGTGTTCTAAAATCcaaaagtttataaattttagtaaggatttaaaactaattattaataaCGTTAAAGTCtcgataagaaaaaaaaaaggaagcttAAAAGGTTCGTTCAcattaaataaactaaattatagCACGTATATATTAACTTCTcaatagaaaattaataatttttaaaatgaaaaagtagtttattcattttaattcaatatgtattaattaaatttgttgatATTTATCATAACTATCAAAAAgtcatattattatattaatcaataatatatgtgtgtgtgtgttaaaggaaaatgttagaatgAAAGTTGCAAAAAGGCAACTGTTCTTAATTTTCgccaaactatttatttttattttttaatttaatgagtcTAACAATACATAAGCACGTGGATTTCATTGTCATTCGTACAAAATGATTTcgtatcatatatataatatagcgTCACTAATGTTGAAAAAGACATGGTGTATTCGACGATAGTATCTTTTAAGTAGGCCCACAAGTTAATAGGTGAGCCCAATAACTTGATTTTCAAACGTCCAAGGCCTAACTACTTTGCGCTCGCAGGTCTCTTGGTGGTGAACCTAATGGGCCTTTTTGTGCTTAACGTCTCGCAGGTCTCTTGGTGCTTAACTAAAATATCGATTAATGATGTTTGACCACAACATAAGTGCAGGCTCCACTATGTTGAACTACAACGTTGAAAACACCATTGTTCTCTATTTTCTACCACTCCTTGTGGACAGGTATGCGTATTTTAGTTGTCATATCAATCTACATCGGACGGTGAAATGTTaatcaatttcaaaacaaaGATGATCAAGCACTTTGAATCTTTCTTtcgttctttcttttttgtcaaaactttgAATCTATCAGAATGCATGGTCATTGTTCTTTGTTGGGAGTGCGCAGAATGGTCGTTATTCTACCACGCCGAAGGTTCAACAGTACTATCATACAAGTCCAGATAACACTCAGCCCAACTAACAAGTAGGTGTTTTGCAGTAGTAATCCTACTTCCAAGTTACAATCATTAGCCttatattttgattcacaaagaATAATagggaaattttttaattatattttattatttagtaaaacagaaaatgaaaaagtaagaaaaagagaccataaaaataaaaattcaaaattatctcttcatttaaattttgaaattttttgtcatCTATCATTAGTGTTTAGTATTGATTTTAAGCaactagaaaagaaaattattgtattATCCATAGCACGTGGATGaactgttaaaaaattattttaatttaataaataattttgaatttgaatcatAGGTATACAATTACATTAATACATTAATACTCTAAGAGAGAACAGATTTTACTGTTCACAATGGTCGTATCCAACTCAAGTATCATGTGGTCCATACCAAAAACTATATGAGCTATTGTTGTGAAAGGAAATAACTATTAGCCAAatgtaataaatacttttttcatctaattattacttaaaatcaacaataacaaatactattttttttcttccaagcAAAAATAAATTGGTGGTTGCTTTTGACTCCTCTCTTTATTATTAGTCAAGAGAATAATGTTTTGTAGACACAAAAACTAATATTCACCATGAGAGAAGAGTGATAGTGTGATAAATGAGATGATATAGTAGGAAGAGAGAGATAAGATGTGTTAGATGAATGTATATATTATCAAAgtaatcatatattattattgtgaaaATTATCATATTGTCACACTGataatactttttcttttaaggGAAGGTGTACTATATTCTTCTTCTCTGGTATAGAAAATTTATTGATCCcctaattaaatttatcattttttcgatatatacttattatatccattaattttattagtatatatatacatgtccCATTTGGTTATATCAAAGATCTTAGATTCCCTAAAGGTTCATCCTCAACAATATTAACTGCATATTGAATTGCTTCGCCGCCTAATGGAATTGTGGATATAGGTTTACCTTTTTAACTAAGAATAATTTGTTTGCTCAACACCTCAGGGTGAAACTTGATCTGTTACGGTGGTTGATGATACATGTGAAGCTAAATCCTGCCAGTGGCATTGGCATGCATACATATGTTTGCTAGGGAAAACGTACGTATGTAACGACCACAATTGCAGTTATTTCGACCAAAGTGCATAATTCATACCTAGTCTCTTCcgaaataaataaacattctTTGTCCCTGGAAAAAAGCACGCACTCTATCTTGGACTGCAATATTTTTCAGAGGGGAAAAAAATCCTTTAAGCAAGAATGCGTCGATAGGCAAACACTGCTATAGCTTCTAGGAACCTCTCGTGGTATGGTATTGGCTTTCTTTCCCTCAGCTCTCCTGAGATTAAACTCACATATGCTCATAACACTAAAAGTTCACTTACTTTTAGATTGCATGTACGAGCAAAGCACAACAAAAAGATAAGGATCAACGATCAGAAATAGCAAAAGGTGATTTATGATCCATCCTCCACTAAACCCTGCGATCACGCAACATATAAACTAAAGGGCAATGTCCTCCATGTGATCGtttgtttttcttccatttacatgaaaaaaaaaaaaaacataatggaAGATTTCTTCCTGATCTCTGTCATAGTACTACATTGTGTCTTTGTATTTACCTCTTGCAGTTGCCAAAGAGATGATTTTAACTGATTTTGACATCAGGCTGGCGGAAATTTGGTTAGCTTTTGCTTTGCTACTCCTGCTGCAGGGTTGTCTTCTTCTAATTAACTTGTAAGTTTTGCTCCAGAATTAATGCatgtcctttttcttttctttttttgttatcatAATCCAAAACCTTCAGTCAATGCTTCCAATCACCCTCCATATTCTTCTGCACTTTGCTTACTGATTGTCAGAGTGAAGTATATCAGCAACATTGTTCCCATGCTTGACCTGCATGTTTGATCATAACATCAACTCCAGCGATTCAGGGCAAATGGAAAATTAATGTGTTGAAATCTTACAAGGTGGCAAAGAAAAGGAGAACCCTTTTAGGATCAATGGCCCATGAAGAAGGTCGTCTAAAACTATTTCTCCGAGTTATACTACATTTGCTCTCTGTGGGGATGTTGTCGGCTGTTAGATTATGGACGTGTGGGTTCATGGAATGACCCATGGGCCCTACTGCCATCCCCGCTGGCTTTTCGGGCGTGAAAGGCCCAACAAGTGTACCTATACAAacagattaataattaatgatatatatcCACAACCATAATTGGTATAAGGATTCTCGATCGCTAGGTTGTTCAAACGTCTGAAAATGCCAATTCTTGTGGCCCCCCAAATATGGGGTACCCAAAAACTACAAACATACCATTGCAATGTACTAGCACCAAACTGATACCCCTAACCAATTTCCCTTATATTCTACTAGGGTTGACCCAGGGCACTATTTCAGACAGCTAAAATGGTCCCATTACATTGACAGGTTCATGGAGTGATATGGCCCCTTCAAATAGGCATtctgaaaaaagataaaaatcaaatcatcCTAACTAATCTTCAACCACCAGTGACCAGACCAAACAATTACTTACATCATCCTCATAAACCTTAATTTACAGTTTTACTTATATCACAATGTGGTcacattaatttgtttttgaccGTGAATCCAAAACCTACTTATAGTGGACCTGTGATAAAGATAAtgacaattataataataacacgCATCATAGTCCAGCAAGGTGAGACCTAACAATAAGGGGACATCCATCTTGTCCTGACACAGGTACAGGTTggtaatgaaatattttatgtaCATAAACTAAGGGTATGGAGGAGGCATTTCAATACGTCACCATTGTGCTACGTACAtataataaattcatatttcataCTAATGAACCACGTTCATAAGGGCCAGATAATGGAAACAAACAAACGTgtagataattatattaaaattctcCTCGACCAAAGATATATACATTATATtagcaaaaggaaataaaaacaaatccaGAGTAGTGGAATCGTTCAGTCTACGTTTATAAGATTaataaaaaggacaaaaataaattatgattttactatatttatattggaataaaataataggatgAATGACATTGTGTTTTTGCAAGGGAAATGGTACCTTTTGGAGAGCATATGGCGGGAACGGTATCCTTATCATAAAGTGTAGCATTGTTATTCAGCTTCCAGTCACCCAGACGCTGAGATCCCTTCCTGGAAAGACTCCTCTGCAACTTTTTTTGTGGGTTGaaataacaatatattaaaatcaattaaacaaTCCTTTAAAGCCAAAAGAACCATCGAAGAAGACATCGTTCGGATATAGTTCGTTCCATGTGCATATTATGTATGAAAAAGAAAGTAAGTGGGACTCACATATTTTCCCCTCCTTTGATATGGGACAGAATGAGAGAGAACAAAGTGCTTTGcaattcttatttaatatttataagattttGTCTTTAATACagattttgttaaaaagaaaaaaaaaactaaggaatttagtttaaaaaatcaagtgttctgttaaaaaattgtatttattacataaaaatatataataattttttctttttttaaataaatattttaacttttggaTTCTTAGAAATCatctattttgtattaaaaaaaaaagtaaataaaaactaGTATCCTAGGATACTGGTTGGATATttaaaagtgaatttttttattaaccaaGTAGATATTAGCAAGACccttagaaaataaagaaaacaactaaaaaaattagtacAAAACCTGAGATAATAACTGCACAAGGTGCAGTTTCCAACTGCAGGGATCCAGTTCCACTTCTCCTTCTCCAAAgttgacaatttttaaaaaaacattattgtaCCCCCTTCCCTTCTTAAAATCGTGATGCATACAAAGCATAGGGCACAATAAAGTTAAAATGGTTAAATTAAATAGCCTATCCTAATTTAAACATATCATTAGTCATTGGTCATTAGTCAGTTGAAAATTATAGCCAAAGGCTAAATAATGCTTGAGAGAGACATTCCATCCAATGGCCTGGCCGCAAAAGTTTAATGGGTATTGATAGCgtgttgttattattttccCTCTCACTTCAATTGGTAATAATGCCACCATTTATTAATACGAAGGCTAgcattcaaaaaaatgcactagTAACCTTCATGGCTTCGAATTAGGTATTATTATAAATTCCAACAAGAAACAGAACACCCCCTGTTTTGTTTGTAAGTTaaacttgaataaaaaataaataatactagtACTAATAACAACCAAGTATAATtcagaaaagagagagagagagagttaccGTAATTCTCGAATTAGCATTGGTGGCATCTTTGTTGTGGCCGGAAGAGAAGGCATCCA contains:
- the LOC100816371 gene encoding uncharacterized protein isoform X2; this encodes MAEIPKLDLSSSCFDNGEPLDSEQKSQKIFVSDHINAFQYADEKADSFVIDMDAFSSGHNKDATNANSRITRSLSRKGSQRLGDWKLNNNATLYDKDTVPAICSPKGTLVGPFTPEKPAGMAVGPMGHSMNPHVHNLTADNIPTESKCSITRRNSFRRPSSWAIDPKRVLLFFATLSSMGTMLLIYFTLTISKQSAEEYGG
- the LOC100816371 gene encoding uncharacterized protein isoform X1, which codes for MAEIPKLDLSSSCFDNGEPLDSEQKSQKIFVSDHINAFQYADEKADSFVIDMDAFSSGHNKDATNANSRITLQRSLSRKGSQRLGDWKLNNNATLYDKDTVPAICSPKGTLVGPFTPEKPAGMAVGPMGHSMNPHVHNLTADNIPTESKCSITRRNSFRRPSSWAIDPKRVLLFFATLSSMGTMLLIYFTLTISKQSAEEYGG
- the LOC100816371 gene encoding uncharacterized protein isoform X3, which gives rise to MAEIPKLDLSSSCFDNGEPLDSEQKSQKIFVSDHINAFQYADEKADSFVIDMDAFSSGHNKDATNANSRITLQRSLSRKGSQRLGDWKLNNNATLYDKDTVPAICSPKGTLVGPFTPEKPAGMAVGPMGHSMNPHVHNLTADNIPTESKCSITRRNSFRRPSSWAIDPKRVKHGNNVADILHSDNQ